The following DNA comes from Peribacillus sp. FSL E2-0218.
TATGGCGCATTGGGTTATGCGGTCATATCGCTGATCACTGGCTATGTGATGTCCTATTTCGGAGCAAACAGCCTGGCCTTTCTTTTTGCCGGGATCGGGCTAATCAGCTTCATCATTAGCTGGATGATGCCGGATGCACCGGTGTCGGGGAAACCTGTCACCTTGAAGAGCCTGAAGCACTTTTTCAGCAATAAGGAGACGCTGCTTTTTTTATTGTTGGTGTTTATCTGTGCTGTTCCTGCAAGAATGAATGATACGTTCCTAGGAGTGTATATCCGGGAGCTTGGCGGAAGCGCCAAGCTTGTCGGCTTGACCTGGTTCCTGGCGGCCGGAAGTGAAATCGTCGTATTCGCCCTAAGCTTCTGGTGGCTGCGCAAAGGCAAGGAAATCATCATCATTTCGTTTGCAGCGGCGTTTTTCTTTATCCGCTATTTCGTCTCTGCCTGGATTACCGATCCGCATCTGCTGGCTTATTTACAGGTTTTGCAAATACTGACTTTCCCGATTTTCTATTCTGCGGCGATTCAGTACCTGTACCGCATCGTACCGGTGGAGTGGCGCGCCACAGGCCAGACTGTACTGGCGCTATTATTCTTCGGGGTATCGGGAATCATCGCTTCTTATGTAGGCGGATCCATCTATGAGGCATTCGGAGGCAAGACTTTATACTTGTTCATCTCCTCGATATCCTTTATCGGCATGGTTTTCGCCTTGGTGCTTTATCGCATATACGGCACAAGGCTTGACACGGCAGAGGAAGCTTGATTGAACTGTAAGAAAAAGAGCATGTTTTTAAAACATGCTCTTTTTTCTTGCATCATTGTTCATCATCGACGAGTGAATGCTTAAATGCGTAAATCACCGCTTGGGTGCGGTCCTGCACTTCAAGCTTACTTAATATATTGCTAACATGCACCTTGGCCGTTTTCAGGGCAATGTATAGTTCATCGGCTATTTCCTGATTCGTTTTCCCTTGTGTCATTAAAAGCAGGATTTCCATTTCACGGTTTGTCAATTGTTCATGCCGCTCGTTTTTCTTCGGGCGGCGTAACTTCTCCATCATCTTCCCGGTCACCTCAGGCTCCAGTACGCTTTGTCCTTGGAAGGTGGACCGGACGGCTCTGGCAATTTCGCTTGCCTTCGAGGTTTTCAGCATATAGCTCGTTGCCCCGGCTTCCAAGGCCGGATACACTTTTTCATCATCCAGGAAGCTTGTCACGATGATGATCTTGGCTTCGGGCCATTTTTCGATAATTCGCTTCGTCGCTTCTATGCCATCCATTTCCGGCATGACCAAATCCATCAAAATGATATCCGGACGCAATTCCAAAGCCAGTTCGACTGCCTTCAAACCATTGTCCGCTTCCCCGATCACTTCGATGTCCGCTTGGGCCGTTAAATAGGCCGACACCCCAATCCGAACCATTTCATGGTCATCGACAAATAATACTTTAATCATCCTGATCACCTCCTGTATGTATCAAGGGGATTTTCACCTCGAGCTTTGTCCCTTTATTCGGAACGCTTACGAGCTGCATGGTCCCCCCCAACTCTACGGCCCGCTCATGCATGTTTTGCAGTCCGTAAGATCCGGCTTTTGCCTCCTCCGTGTTAAAGCCGATGCCATCATCCGTGATCCGGAAAATGATCAAGCCATCACGAACGATCAATAGCACTTCAAGCGAGGTCGCCTTTGCATGTCTCAGTGTATTGGAAATCGATTCTTGTAAAATCCGGAACAGGTGGTCTTCAATCCCCTTATCAAGGATAACCGGCTCCGCCTTCCAATCTATATCCATGGTCACCTTTTGGGCCAATTCCTCGAGGAGCTCCTTCATTCCCGCTTGTAATGATTTTCCCTTCAACGCAACGGGTCTTAAGTGAAGCAGGAGCGCCCTCATCTCGAGCTGAGATTGATGGATCATCTCTTCCACGACCTTGAATTGCTTCATTTCCGTTTTATCCATATCCGTTTGTGACTCTGTAATGGCCGACATGAACATCGAAGCGGCAAACAATTGCTGGCTCACAGAATCATGCAGCTCCCGCGCCAGGCGGTTTCGCTCCTGGGAAACGATTTCCTGGATCTGTTTCTCCTGGTCGATCGCCTTTTCATTGGCCATTTTTTGCGATAATTTTGTCTGTTCATTGATTTGCTTATGAATTTGATTCATCCGTTCCACCATGGTCGCGAGCTCCGAGATCGGATAGGTTTCCGGCTGTGAAGGCAAGCGGCCCTGTTCCAGCAAGTAAAGGCCTTCATCCACCCTTTGCAGCTGCCTTTTAAAAAACATTCCTGAAACGGCTCCATAAATCAGCCCTGCCGTCATGACCAGACTTGGCAGGAAAATGACGAAGGGAAGCCCCATGACCACTTTCTCCCATAACAAGCCCCAGTCGGACAGCGGGAAAATAAAGAAAATCACCGCCGGCAAAAGAAGCGAAAGAACGAAGGAAACACCTAGGGCACTCAAGATCTGGCGTGTCACGATGCTCATACCCGCTTCACCTCTAAATCCCCAACAAGGATGGACGTGATGATATGCACTTTATGGTCCGCTTCATCGAAGCCCGCTGTTTGAAAAGAATGGATTTGATTAAAGACCCTCGATTCAGGCTTATTTTCAAAAATCCGCGCTCTCCCCGCCATGATGGAATGATGGACCCTTATTTCGATGCCATACGGGATGAGGACCGTGATATTGCCAATGATATTCCTAAGGGAAATGACGGCATCCCCTTTCGGCAGGATCGTCCGGCTCAAATCAATGACCGTATCACCAACCCCGCTTTGAACATTCACGGAATTCCATTCGTATACCTGCTCACCCGTTTGTTGATGGCCGAACAACTTATTTTGAAAGAGATGCCCACTTTTCAATAACGGCTCCTTATGGACTTGTTCTTCGTCAAACCCTTCATTGGTGATGATCGGGTTGATCCAATCGGGATTCTTTTTCGACTGATAATATAAAAGTAAGAAATAAATGAGAATGGCGAAAAGGAAAAACTTAAAAACGAACATATTCAAAACTGTGATGATCAGTGAGATCAGTCCTGTAAAAAATAAAATCTTCCCGATTGTCCGCTTAGTGAATTTCCTGCCCAAATAGATTAAGACAACCGAAAAAGCAAGCGGAAACAGTAAGCCTCCACCCTTGAAGGAAATCTCCAAAAAAAGCAAGACGATTCCGATGAGGAAGATCCAACCCATATAATCCGTTTTCATTTTGTTCAACATCGGCCCGCCTCCCTTGTAATTGATCATGATACTCTTAAAAGGCGCAGTCACCCGCGCCTTTTAAGAATACCACGAATCGATTAGGTTCTAACAGAGCGTTTTCCCTCATCCTGCGCATTTGGAGGATAAGGGATCACAGCCATGCATGAATAATATTTACGCTTCTTTCTGTTCCAATTCCTTTTCAAGCTGGGCGATTCTCGCATCGATGGTATGCCGGTTATAATCGGCATCGACTTTATGCTCGATGCGGTCAATATAGTGCTCCATCTCTTCAAACATCGCTACCGGTTTGGCCTCCGTGCGGCCGGCATCCAACACTCGATTGATCCGGTGGTTTGCCCGGGCAATATTTTCCCTGCCCATCAATTCCATCCGCTTTAAATGCATATCCTTGAGCTTATGCTTCATTTCTTCATATTTACGCTCCAGCTCAGCCAACTGAACCTCCGCACTCTTATGCGCCTCCATCAAGCTTTGCGCACGATCTTCATAGTGCAGGCTTTCCTTAAGGGCAAACTCCATTAACTCCGTTTCACCGGACTGCTTCGCAACCTCGGCTTGGTTTTTGCGTTTTTCAGCTAAACTTTGCGCTTGATTATATTCACGCGTAAACTCTTCTTTCAGAAGATATTGACGCTCAAGCAGCTTGCCGACCTTCTCCGTCTCCTGCTCACACTGCCGCAAATATTGATTCAGCATGCCGATCGGATTCTTTTGCTCCTTCTTATCTAGCAAATCATGAAAGTCCGCCGAAATCGTTTGTTTCATTCTAGAAAATAAATTACCCATTACCTATCCATCCCTTCTATTAGTTCTTATTCAAATCTTTCCACTCTCTTTCAAAATTGGAGAATGGATCATTTTCAGTTGATGCATTTTCATCATTGTCATTCCATTTTTTATAGACGAGGTAAAGTACATAAGCTGCCACCAATCCCAAAATCGCCGGAATATGGGAAATAGAAACAATCAGCACGATTACGCAAACTGACCCCCACGCGACCTTGGCCCCTGTCGAATCGGACTTCATGAACTGCTTGAACCCAAAGTATAAAATCGCCAAGCAAATCGCCAAACCGATCAATGGACCCACATTCGCCAGCAGCACGAACAATGCAATCAAACCTACAATAAACAAACCAAATTTCTTCATCGTTTTCGTCCTCCTTTCCATGTATATATCTTATCTATTTTTCCAAATTCGTATAATGAGCCTTAGCTATATTTTCATATAAGACCTAAGGCGTAGCGTATATAAGTCCCCCAACACTGAGAAGGAAAATTAAGCTGGTCCACTCTCCAATTTGGCGGTTTGACTCGCGATTTGGCTGGCTTTATCGCCAATTTGGGTGCTTTACTCGCGAATTCGGGCGGTTTACTCGGAAATTTGGCAGTTTTACTCGCGAATTGGGCGCCCGGCTCGTTTTTTCCGTTGCTTCATTATTGCCTGGCGATAAAAGACAAAAAATCTTCCGGTTGTATTAAACCGAAAGATTTTTAGCGTTATCCATTATACATATAGGCCTTCGACGTAAACGGAGGTGATGGTTTGAGCGATTTCTTCGACAGAGCTTTGATGCTCGTTCCGGACAATTTCCCAGAGGTACATTTCATTTGTGAAAAACCAGCCTTTTGCAACAATCTCATGGTTCAATTCGGCTCTTGCCAGTCCTTTTTGCTGTGCATAGGCGACGTCCTTTGATATCCGCTGGGTGAATTTCAGGCGGATGGCTTTCCATTTATCTGAAATGACGGCCGACATTCCTATGGCCTGTTCGAAAACCTGGAGCATATTGCGTTCAGCCTCTGCCATTAATAAAAAAGCCTTGGCTTGGTTGTTTATGATTTGTCTCGCTTCGTCTTTTGATTTCGGAAAGAAAGAGGTCTCGGCAATTTCATAGAATTGCCCCATCACATTCTCCATTAATACTATTAATAGATCCTCTTTTCCTTTAAAGTGCACATAGGCCGTTCCATATCCGATATTCGCCCTTTTGATCATCTGGGATATGACTGCGGCTTGATACCCTTCTTCAAGAAAAATTTCTTTTGCAGCTTCCAATAGCTTTTGCCGTGTCATCATCGAGCGTAAATGACGTTTATCCCCTACTTGGCCATCAATCATGCATGCCCCCCCCCCCTTATATCTAGCATAAAGGATTTCCATTGAAATAAAAACGTTTGCAGTAAATTGCAGTCTTTTTTTATTGTTTTAATTTTCTGATTTTTTTATTGACATGATGTCATATTCTTTGCTACGATTTTCCTAGAAAGATAAGTATTTTTATATAGGAGGTCACTATGGTTACAACATACACGTTGGATTACGCGAAACAGCTGGATGAACAAGATGCCCTTCATGCATTTAGGAATGAGTTTTATTTAAAGCCTGATTCCATCTATATGGACGGGAACTCCTTAGGTCTGCTTTCAAAAAGGGCTGAGCGCACTCTTTTGGAATCTTTATCGGATTGGAAGGAACATGGGATCGACGGGTGGACACAGGGAAAACACCCATGGTTTTTCATGGCTGAGGAACTGGGGGCAAAAATGGCCCATTTGGTCGGTGCTTCCGCCGATGAGGTCATCGTAACCGGCTCGACTACGGTGAATCTGCATCAGCTCGTGTCCACCTTTTATAAGCCTGAAGGATCCCGCACAAAAATCCTGGCGGATGAGCTGACCTTTCCGACAGATATTTACGCACTCCAAAGCCAGCTGCGCACTCATGGGCTCGATCCGGAAACCCATCTCATCCGAGTGAAGAGCCGGGACGGCCGATTCCTTGAAGAGGATGATATCATCGAAGCCATGACCGATGATATCGCTCTCATCATCTTGCCGACGGTCCTGTATCGCAGCGGCCAAATATTGGATATGAAACGTCTAACCGAGGAAGCCCATGAAAGAGGAATCATGATCGGATTCGATGGATGCCATTCGATTGGTGCGATCCCGCATTCATTCAGGGAATGGGATGTTGATTTTGCTTATTGGTGCAATTATAAGCATTTGAATGGCGGTCCTGGCGCCGTTGGCGGCTTGTATGTAAACCGTAAACACTTTGGGACGATGCCTGGATTGGCCGGCTGGTTCAGCTCAAGTAAAGAAAAACAATTCGATATGGAGCATACGTTAACTCAAGCCGATTCCGCTGGTGCCTACCAAATTGGGACACCGAATGTGTTAAGCTGTGCCCCTTTAATCGGATCCTTGGAAATTTTTATGGAGGCAGGAATTGAAAACATCCGGGGAAAATCTCTCAAAATCAATCAATATTTAATCGACTTGGTCGAATATGAGTTGAAGGACATGGGGTTTTTCATCGGGACGCCTAGAGAAGAAGCGCGGCGCGGCGGCCATGTCAGTTTAGAGCATAAAGAAGCTGCACGCATTTGCAAAGCATTGAAAGCTAACGGCGTGATACCGGATTTCCGGGCGCCCAACATCATTCGCCTAGCTCCGGTTGCGCTCTATACCTCCTACGCGGAAGTTTGGGAAGTCGTCCGAATCCTCAAAAGAATCATGACAGAAAAACAATATGAAAAGTATAAAAATGAACGTGAAGTCGTGGCATGACAATAAAGCCTGGGGGACACCCTCCCCCAAAGGTTTGATTGGCTTTACATAAAGAAAGGGGATGAAATATGGAGAACAACCATATACAATTGAATAGGAAAGATGATCCAGAAAAAGGATTGAAGCGATCATTGGAAACCAATAAGCTTTCGATGATTGCCATGGGCTGTGCCATCGGGACGGGTTTATTCCTTGGCAGCGGGCTTGCCATTCAAGCGGCAGGTCCAAGCGTATTGCTCAGCTATGCACTGGGGGCGTTCATTGTCCTGCTGTTGATGGGCTGTTTGGCAGAAATGACAGTGGCTCATCCCACTTCCGGATCGTTTGGGGCCATTGCTGAAACGTACGTGAATCCCATGGCGGGTTATCTTGTTCGCTATTCTTACTGGATAAGCAATGTCTTGGCTGTTGGCGTGGAAGTTAGCGCAGTCAGCGTGTATATGAAATATTGGTTCCCTGCCGTACCGGGAATCGTATGGATTTTACTGTTTGCAGGTGTCCTTATTTATGTAAATGCCACTAGCGTAAATACCTTCGCTACATTTGAATATTGGTTCTCCTTTCTTAAAATAAGTGCCATCGTTGGTTTTATCCTCCTTGGAGCCTATGTACTACTCGGTACATCCGAACAGCCACATATAGGACCGGAGAACTTCGTGAATGAAGGCGGTTTTTTCCCATTTGGCTGGTGGGGAATGTGGGTAGCCGTATTCATTTCATTATTCAGCTTTCTTGGAACAGAAATGATAGCGATTACATCAGGCGAAGCAAAAGATCCCGATGTAGCCGTTCCGAAAGCATTAAAAGCTACGGTTTTTCGTTTATCCACTTTCTATGTCCTGACAATTGGGATCATGTTGATGATCGTTCCATGGAAAACAGCTGGAATCGAGGAAAGCCCCTTCGTAAAGGTGATGGAGATCTTGAACATCCCCGGTGCTTCCGGAATCATGAATTTCATCATTTTAACGGCCGCGCTATCTGCCATGAATGCTCAGCTCTATGCTTCGACACGCATGATGTTTTCGTTGGCGCGGCGGGAAAATGCACCTAGCATTTTAGGGAAATTAAACAAAAGGAACGTTCCGGCAAATGCACTGGCTGTCTCGACAATGGGGATTTTCATTGCTGCAGGTGTTCATGCTTTACTTCCAGGTTCCTCCTATGCCTTCATGATGGGCATTTCCATGTTCGGTGCCATCTTCACTTGGTTCATGATCTTCATCTCCCATTTGTATTTCAGGGTGCAATGGGAGAAATCAGGCGGCCGTAGGCTACCGGTAAGAATGATTGGCTTTCCCTATCTAACCATTTTAGGTGCAGGCCTTTTATTCTGCCTGATGATTACGACTTGGTTTACGGATTTCAAAATCATGCTTCAATTCGGGGTTCCTTGGCTGTTATTTTTATCTGTTGCTTATTTCGTTTCGAAAAAAAGAAATTCGATCCAGCATCCAGGACAGGAATCTCCCAATAAAAAGATAAATTAGAATGACATATCACCGTCTTTGTATATGAAAAGTGAGGGGATTAGCGGAATGAAGAATAGGAATGACAAGGAACAAAACGGATCTGGACTAGAAAGAAATATCCAAACCGATTTTCAAAAATCGATGTCTTACGGGGATTATCTCCACCTCGATCAGATTTTATCGAGTCAGCATAGGTGCTCCGATCATCATGATGAAATGCTTTTTATCATTATCCATCAAACGAGTGAGTTATGGATGAAACTCATTTTACATGAATTGAAAGCTGCGACGGAGTGCATCCGCCATAACAATCTGGAGCCCTCGTTTAAAATGCTGTCACGTGTTTCGAGAATCCAACAGCAGCTGATTCAGTCATGGAATGTCCTTGCAACCTTGACCCCGGCTGAATACATGGAGTTCAGGGATAAACTGGGACAATCCTCAGGATTCCAATCCTATCAAAATCGCCTGATTGAATTTGCGCTGGGAAACAAAAATGCCCATACGCTAGCAGTCTATCAGCACGAGGCCGACCTCTATGAGCAAATGCAGCAGGCCCTTCATGAGCCAAGCATCTATGACGAGGCGATCACCGCTCTTGTCGCGCGTGGTCTGCCTGTTGATCAAGACGCCATCAGTCGCGATTGGTCGCAAAAATATGAACCGAATGCCAGTGTCGAGGATGCATGGCTGACCGTTTATCGCGATGTCGAGCAATATTGGGACTTATACGAGCTCGCAGAGAAGTTAGTGGACATCGGCCACCAGCAGCAATTATGGCGCTTCAATCATATGAGTACGGTCGAAAGGATCATTGGCAACAAAACCGGAACCGGTGGATCATCCGGTGTTACGTATTTAAAAAGGGCTCTCGACCAACACTTTTTCCCAGAACTTTGGAGCTTAAGAACGAAGCTTTAAGAAGAATACTGCTGGAGGTAACGCATGAGTACATGGATTGATATTTCACAGCGACTGGATGAACAAGTCGCAACTTGGCCGGGCGATAAACCATTCTCATACAAAGTAAGCTGGAGCAAGGAAGAAAGCGGATCGGTCAATGTAGGCCACATCAGCATGAGCGTCCATACTGGTACACATATCGATGCACCGTTTCATTTTGATAATGAGGGCAAACGGGTGATTGAATTGGATCTCGATTTATATATCGGGTGTTCCCGTGTCATCCACTTACCAAACAGGACGAACATAGGCGTCACTGATTTGGCCAATCACGACCTGCAAGGCGTGACCCGGCTGTTAATTCGGACGGATGCTTGGAAGGATAGGAGCGTATTTCCGGAAACCATTCCCCCTATCCAACCGGAAATAGCCACTTATCTTTCAGGTCTTGGCATTCGGCTTCTTGGCCTAGATTTACCTTCGGTCGATCCATTGGACAGCAAAGAGCTGTCTGCCCATCATGAACTTGCCGTCCATGGAATTCACATTCTTGAGGGCCTTGTTTTGGACGGGATAGATCCCGGGAATTATGAATTGGCTGCCCTTCCCCTGCCATTGGTTCATGCAGATGGAAGCCCGGTTCGTGCTGCATTGAAAAAAATCCCTTGAATGGGATCATCCGAAAAAACGGAAGTGGCTCCCGGATCATGCGGGAGCCATTCTTTTTATTACTGTGTCGCCGACGGGCTATGTACATAAATTTTTTTGGAAATCCAGCCTGTGATTTTCTCGGCTCCAGATGTATAGTTAGAATTACTAAACTAATTTCAAGGAGTGTTCTGAATGTTTATAAAGCTAACAAAAGAGCAACAGGAATTAATGATAGCCGATATCCAATATTTTTTTTCGCAAGAAAGAGATGAGGAAATAACTGAATTCGCTGCAGAACGAGTATTGGACTTCGTTAAAGAATCGCTCGCCCCCCATTTCTATAACGCCGCCGTCCATGATGTCAAACATGTCGTCGAACAGCAATACTCTTCCCTTGAAGATGAAATATTAACGCTCGAACGCCCGATTAAAAGATAAGCGATTTCACGAGCCTTGATTTATTGAAACTCGCGAGTAAACGGCTGAAATTCATAAATAAAACGCCCCATTGATGAATTTTTACCTTTCGTCGCTCCCTCAACTGTGTTTGTTTATGTTATAATCTTCTGAATTCAACAACAAGAATGGAGGTCCGTATATGGATAACTTTTATTTGTTCGTGCTTATGTGCATTCTTCTCATTCTTTTGCCTGGTCCGGATACGGCAATAGCCACTAGGAATACGGTTACCGATGGGACGAAGGGTGGGTTTAAGACGATGCTGGGCACTTGCTGCGCCTTGCTTATTCATACTTCAGCAGCCGTGTTTGGTCTTTCTGCGATCATCGTGAAGTCGGCTTTGTTGTTTTCCGTCTTCAAATATGTGGGGGCCGTTTATCTGGTCTATCTAGGGATCAAAACGTTATGGGGATTAAAGAATAATCAAGCCGACAATGGCACAGTGGTACCCGCGAAAAGCAGGTATGAGAGCCATTCATGCTTCAAGCAGGGGTTTCTTACCAATTTACTCAACCCTAAAGTGGCCGTGTTTTTCTTGACTTTCCTGCCTCAGTTCGTGGATCCGGGCAATAAGACCTTTTTGCCGTTTTTGATCATGGGGATAACGTATACCGTTTTGACGGCGTTGTGGTTCATTTTTTATATCTATCTGTTGAACCAGATCAGCACTTTTATGAAAAAGCCGAGGACGCAGGCTATTTTTGAAGGACTGACTGGAACCGTTCTGATTGGTTTTGGGATAAAGCTGGCACTGGAAAAAGCCCATAATTAATTGGAACTGCACATCAATTGAGACATCTGTCATAATTGGTGTGCAGTTTTTCCCCATCTGAATGGGAGATATTCTTTTAATTGCTATCGGATTAAACGCTTGGCCGAATGGAGATTCCGGCATCATCGGTCATGACGCTTTCCGTTCTCCCCTTTCCCCTCTTCATATTGCCTTTCATTCAACGTATCCATTCACAAAAAAACCAATCGTTTCGAGTTCATGTTCCGTTAATTCCCGGTTTGCCTCTGTTGCCAAATCCCGCTCGATTTTGGCTCGATCTCCTCGATGCTCGACGACAGCTCTGGTGCATTGTTTCATCAAATATAGTTCAGCCTCCATTTCCTGCTTCGTGCAAGGCTGATCATGATGGGAAAGGATATATGTATCGGCATCATAGGCTTCCATTTTCTCGACGAGCCTCGAGGCCTGTTCAGCGGTATAATTCCATTTTTCCGCATAGAGATTGGCGTATAAGCAGTCTCCAAGAAATAATGTTTTTTCCTCTGGAACATAAATGATACAGGAATCCTTGGCATGATCACCGCCGACGTGATCAATGATACAGGTTACATCGCCGAGATCGATCGTCAGCTTTTTTTCAAACCTGATATCGGGCAGCGGCATGGAAATTTCTCGATTTCTTCCAAGCTCCAGCTTGATGGCATCCGCACAAAATGGGATCTCCGTGCCTTCTTCAACCCGCTCGTCAAGAGCTTGATCTTCCCAAGAGAGCGGCTGCATTTCCTTAATATGCTGATAGGTTTTTTCGTGACAAATGACTGGAATTCGGATATGCTCCAGTCCGAATACGTGGTCCCAGTGGGAATGGGTCAATACAAGCAAATCCCCGCTTATATCATGTTTAAGCAATTCGTCCTGAAAGAGCTGTGCATGCCCCACGGAGTTACCGGCATCGATGAGGAGCGTTTTCTTGTTTCCCGTGACGGCGGCAAGAACCGGCCGATCCGTTTTTTGGACCGGTGTCAGGTAGACGATATGTTTCGAAAGGTGCTGTAAAGTTTGCATGATTGTTTCTCCTTCGGATAGATATTGTGGATGGAAGCCTAAGTATACCAAACCGGTGCGATTCCATGGCATTAAAT
Coding sequences within:
- a CDS encoding TetR/AcrR family transcriptional regulator; this translates as MIDGQVGDKRHLRSMMTRQKLLEAAKEIFLEEGYQAAVISQMIKRANIGYGTAYVHFKGKEDLLIVLMENVMGQFYEIAETSFFPKSKDEARQIINNQAKAFLLMAEAERNMLQVFEQAIGMSAVISDKWKAIRLKFTQRISKDVAYAQQKGLARAELNHEIVAKGWFFTNEMYLWEIVRNEHQSSVEEIAQTITSVYVEGLYV
- a CDS encoding PspA/IM30 family protein; translated protein: MGNLFSRMKQTISADFHDLLDKKEQKNPIGMLNQYLRQCEQETEKVGKLLERQYLLKEEFTREYNQAQSLAEKRKNQAEVAKQSGETELMEFALKESLHYEDRAQSLMEAHKSAEVQLAELERKYEEMKHKLKDMHLKRMELMGRENIARANHRINRVLDAGRTEAKPVAMFEEMEHYIDRIEHKVDADYNRHTIDARIAQLEKELEQKEA
- the kynB gene encoding arylformamidase, with amino-acid sequence MSTWIDISQRLDEQVATWPGDKPFSYKVSWSKEESGSVNVGHISMSVHTGTHIDAPFHFDNEGKRVIELDLDLYIGCSRVIHLPNRTNIGVTDLANHDLQGVTRLLIRTDAWKDRSVFPETIPPIQPEIATYLSGLGIRLLGLDLPSVDPLDSKELSAHHELAVHGIHILEGLVLDGIDPGNYELAALPLPLVHADGSPVRAALKKIP
- a CDS encoding sensor histidine kinase, with the protein product MSIVTRQILSALGVSFVLSLLLPAVIFFIFPLSDWGLLWEKVVMGLPFVIFLPSLVMTAGLIYGAVSGMFFKRQLQRVDEGLYLLEQGRLPSQPETYPISELATMVERMNQIHKQINEQTKLSQKMANEKAIDQEKQIQEIVSQERNRLARELHDSVSQQLFAASMFMSAITESQTDMDKTEMKQFKVVEEMIHQSQLEMRALLLHLRPVALKGKSLQAGMKELLEELAQKVTMDIDWKAEPVILDKGIEDHLFRILQESISNTLRHAKATSLEVLLIVRDGLIIFRITDDGIGFNTEEAKAGSYGLQNMHERAVELGGTMQLVSVPNKGTKLEVKIPLIHTGGDQDD
- a CDS encoding DUF2164 domain-containing protein, with translation MFIKLTKEQQELMIADIQYFFSQERDEEITEFAAERVLDFVKESLAPHFYNAAVHDVKHVVEQQYSSLEDEILTLERPIKR
- the liaF gene encoding cell wall-active antibiotics response protein LiaF — encoded protein: MLNKMKTDYMGWIFLIGIVLLFLEISFKGGGLLFPLAFSVVLIYLGRKFTKRTIGKILFFTGLISLIITVLNMFVFKFFLFAILIYFLLLYYQSKKNPDWINPIITNEGFDEEQVHKEPLLKSGHLFQNKLFGHQQTGEQVYEWNSVNVQSGVGDTVIDLSRTILPKGDAVISLRNIIGNITVLIPYGIEIRVHHSIMAGRARIFENKPESRVFNQIHSFQTAGFDEADHKVHIITSILVGDLEVKRV
- the kynA gene encoding tryptophan 2,3-dioxygenase, whose amino-acid sequence is MKNRNDKEQNGSGLERNIQTDFQKSMSYGDYLHLDQILSSQHRCSDHHDEMLFIIIHQTSELWMKLILHELKAATECIRHNNLEPSFKMLSRVSRIQQQLIQSWNVLATLTPAEYMEFRDKLGQSSGFQSYQNRLIEFALGNKNAHTLAVYQHEADLYEQMQQALHEPSIYDEAITALVARGLPVDQDAISRDWSQKYEPNASVEDAWLTVYRDVEQYWDLYELAEKLVDIGHQQQLWRFNHMSTVERIIGNKTGTGGSSGVTYLKRALDQHFFPELWSLRTKL
- a CDS encoding response regulator transcription factor, which produces MIKVLFVDDHEMVRIGVSAYLTAQADIEVIGEADNGLKAVELALELRPDIILMDLVMPEMDGIEATKRIIEKWPEAKIIIVTSFLDDEKVYPALEAGATSYMLKTSKASEIARAVRSTFQGQSVLEPEVTGKMMEKLRRPKKNERHEQLTNREMEILLLMTQGKTNQEIADELYIALKTAKVHVSNILSKLEVQDRTQAVIYAFKHSLVDDEQ
- a CDS encoding amino acid permease; its protein translation is MENNHIQLNRKDDPEKGLKRSLETNKLSMIAMGCAIGTGLFLGSGLAIQAAGPSVLLSYALGAFIVLLLMGCLAEMTVAHPTSGSFGAIAETYVNPMAGYLVRYSYWISNVLAVGVEVSAVSVYMKYWFPAVPGIVWILLFAGVLIYVNATSVNTFATFEYWFSFLKISAIVGFILLGAYVLLGTSEQPHIGPENFVNEGGFFPFGWWGMWVAVFISLFSFLGTEMIAITSGEAKDPDVAVPKALKATVFRLSTFYVLTIGIMLMIVPWKTAGIEESPFVKVMEILNIPGASGIMNFIILTAALSAMNAQLYASTRMMFSLARRENAPSILGKLNKRNVPANALAVSTMGIFIAAGVHALLPGSSYAFMMGISMFGAIFTWFMIFISHLYFRVQWEKSGGRRLPVRMIGFPYLTILGAGLLFCLMITTWFTDFKIMLQFGVPWLLFLSVAYFVSKKRNSIQHPGQESPNKKIN
- a CDS encoding MFS transporter, encoding MKALRLLKSFNFLYFGLLAIFIPFLPVYLADQGLRPAQIGFIIGTGGFVTLITQPLWGMISDKTRTIRKVLLLLIFFSSVIGYFLYDSSSYLQLILFAMLLYFFLMPIDPLTESLNFTIAEKSGISYGSIRTYGALGYAVISLITGYVMSYFGANSLAFLFAGIGLISFIISWMMPDAPVSGKPVTLKSLKHFFSNKETLLFLLLVFICAVPARMNDTFLGVYIRELGGSAKLVGLTWFLAAGSEIVVFALSFWWLRKGKEIIIISFAAAFFFIRYFVSAWITDPHLLAYLQVLQILTFPIFYSAAIQYLYRIVPVEWRATGQTVLALLFFGVSGIIASYVGGSIYEAFGGKTLYLFISSISFIGMVFALVLYRIYGTRLDTAEEA
- the kynU gene encoding kynureninase produces the protein MVTTYTLDYAKQLDEQDALHAFRNEFYLKPDSIYMDGNSLGLLSKRAERTLLESLSDWKEHGIDGWTQGKHPWFFMAEELGAKMAHLVGASADEVIVTGSTTVNLHQLVSTFYKPEGSRTKILADELTFPTDIYALQSQLRTHGLDPETHLIRVKSRDGRFLEEDDIIEAMTDDIALIILPTVLYRSGQILDMKRLTEEAHERGIMIGFDGCHSIGAIPHSFREWDVDFAYWCNYKHLNGGPGAVGGLYVNRKHFGTMPGLAGWFSSSKEKQFDMEHTLTQADSAGAYQIGTPNVLSCAPLIGSLEIFMEAGIENIRGKSLKINQYLIDLVEYELKDMGFFIGTPREEARRGGHVSLEHKEAARICKALKANGVIPDFRAPNIIRLAPVALYTSYAEVWEVVRILKRIMTEKQYEKYKNEREVVA